The region CCTTAAGGGTAGCACGGTGCAAAAAGAACAAACTACCGTCCCAAACCAGGGCAGTAGCGCGTATAACATTGAGACTATTGCCGGAGTCCCATAAGAGATTTTCGATACCCCACAAAATCGGAATGCGAGGGATGGGATTCGAACCCACGGACCCCTGCGGGAGTGGATCTTAAGTATATCACATACACTTGGCGCTGTATACCCTAATACCGGCGCCAGGGGAGTGATAGAACAATGGACGATCTCGACAAGATGAAATCACTGGACGCCATCAACCGCAAGCACCTTGAAGGCTACGTCAGGGGGCTCCGCCTCAAGCAGCTCAAAGAGAAGACCATCAGAACAAAACTCTGGCGCATCTACCCGTTCCTTCAGTACCTGAACTTCATCGATGCAAAGACAGTCACCCGGGAACAACTGGAAGACTACATCATCGAGCGACAGAACCAGTGCAGTCCCTTCACGGTCCAGGGGGACATCCTCGAAGTGAAACTCTTCTTCCGCTGGCTCACCCCGGGAAGAGAGAAAGACCTCTTCCAGAACATCAAGATCAAGAAGCCCCGCCGGCACCTCCCGGTGGAGCAACTCATCACCCGCGAGGACATCATCCGGCTCGTCGACGCCTGTGACAAGCCTCGCGACCGAGCGCTGATCATGCTCATGTGGGACTCCGGCGCCCGGATCGGGGAACTCCTTAGCCTCAACATCGGCCACGTCCAGTTCGACCGCTATGGTGCGGTGGTGATTGTGACCGGCAAGACCGGGATGCGGCGGCTCCGCCTGATCAGCTCCGTGCCAGATCTACAGACCTGGATCAATATGCACCCACTCCGTGCGGATGCAAACGCACCGCTCTTCGTGACCTCCCGGAGATACGGGCATGAGCCCCGGCGCATGAGTGCCCGGACCGTTGAGAACAGACTGAAGTACGTCGCCCGGAAACTTGGGATGACAAAACCGATTCACCCGCACGCGATCCGCCATGCCCGGCTCACCGATCTGACCCGGAGCAACGGTAAGAAGCAGGGGCTCTCCGAGATGGAGCTCCGGCTCGTCGCCGGCTGGGAGAAGAACAGCGCGATGCCGGAGGTGTATATCCATCTGTCGGGTGCGGATGTCGAGCGGAAGCTGCTGGAGAACGCAGGGTTCATCGATGACACTCCCGATCCGGCGGATACCGCGCTCGAGCCCCGGCAGTGCCCGCGGTGCAAGGCCCTGAACGCCTATGATGCACTCTTCTGCGCGAAGTGCTCGATGGCGCTTGTCGAGGAGGCGGCAAGGAAGGTGGATGAGTCGACGGAGGAGGCGAAGCAGAGCGAAGATTACCTGCAGTTGCTCCTGCAGATTAAGAAAGATTTAGGATTATCTTGATGTTCCAATGGCTTTGCTCGCAAACGAGAACAAGGCCATCTCAACATCAGCGCATTCCCATATCCCTTTCTTTCTCAGACCCCTTGTATACATCACTTCCGGATGTGGGCACGGCATGCCAGACAGATTTAATTCACTGGCAATCATCCGGAGTATCTGGATCCATGTCCCGTATTCGGACGGCCATTCGGTCTGCTGATACTTCAGATCCCACCGGGTTCCATTATACACCACTTTGAGCGACAACAATTCAGTATGCTGCGACGCGGGGTCGCCCCGGCCGAACACCTGGCAGAGTCGCTTATCAATTGCTCCGTACTCCCACGGCATCGCGAACCGAAGCAACTTGCTCTGGGATACCTTTCCGAAATATTTCATCTGAGGGTTGAGAACCGCTATTCCCTTTGCTGGATTGTCTTTGATCCATTCAGCGTACGTTCCATTGGAATAGAGAGGCAGATCGATGGAGGGATTCTGATGCGTGATCTGGATTTCATTCTGTGACCTAAGTTTGCTCCACTGCGCAATCTGCAGCAGGTGGTCCATAGTGATGCTGTTCTGCCTCGCCGCGTCGATCATGGTGCACTCCAAGCGCACGATGTCCTGGAACCCGGTCTTCCATTGATCTCTCCCCCAATCATATGATCGGTAGTATTGGGAAAGCGAAACTTCTGACAGCAGGTCCATCACTTTGTCCTGCGTCTCCTCTGACAGGGTAAACGAACGTATAGCCATTTTAGTCACCTCGTAATTATGCGAGTACCTTTACCCTGCGCGGATTTGCGACCAGGTAGTCTATCCGGTAAGGGTTCTCCATCCTCAACTCAACATCTTCACCGTGGAATCCTTTGACATACTCCCGAACTCTCCCGGTAAATGCGATACAGTCCCCGGCTTCGACATCCGCATCTTCGAATGCCCACGGCTGGTTTATCCAAACATGGTCCGTGAGTCTTTGTCCGGACGCACTTCTGACAGAGCGCAGGAGAGCAGACCGAAATACCCTCCCGTTTCTTCGATAGCTGAAGAAGCCACAGAATTGTGCCGTCATGTCGACGTCTTTTCCATCTAGTCCCTGAAGGTTCGTTCTCATGTTTTCACCGCCCCAAAGGGCAAATAAGAAATAGCCGGGAGCCCTAATATCTCCGCTATCCCTAGCAGATTTAGCAATGCTAGCAGTTAGGTGGACGATGAACGGGTTTCCGAAAAATATCCATGTTGTGCCTCTCGGTCACGAGATTGATAGAGCTGTGCGCCCTTTTGACCATACATCTGCAGATCTGGTGTACGTCCTTGCAGTGACCGATCGGGAGAAGTATGCAAAAGAGATGATTGACCAGCAGGAGTATTTCACCCAACAGGTCATCAAGGGATTAGAAGAACGGCACATTACGACGCAATTCATTTCTGCAGACTTGTTTGATATGCTCACGGTCATGCAGCACATATCCTATATAATCCGCCAGGAACGGGACAATGGAAATGACGTGCATGTCAACATATCAGCCTGTGGCCGTCTTACATCGATCGCCACTGCGTTCGCTGCAATGGCAGTAAGCGGAGATTTGGAGGATGAGGAGAAAACTCCAGTCAGGGTATACTATGTGCATGCTAACAGATACTCAGAAACCAAAGAAGAGCGATTACAGCACGGTATTTCTATCTGCACCGGTGAGAAGATTACGTTGTTCGAAAACTTTCAGATCGTGATGCCCGATCCTGTGAGCACTGACCTTCTCGTCCACCTTATGGACAAACCCGCCGGTATAGATACAGATAATCTGTTCGCCTTCTTGCGAGAGAAACAGGTTGAAGGGTTCGCTAAAGATCTCAATACCTTGAACAAGTACGAGAAACGCCCTATTCAGAGCAATTACCTTATGAAGGCGAATAAACGGTACTTGGAGAGATTGCAGAGGCGAGGGTACATCTCGATAAAAAAACCTCAGCTTACAAAGACCATCTCGATCACTCCTGCCGGAAGGCACATCGCCAGTATCAGCGGCAAAGTAAAACCCCTTCGCGACCGGTTCCCGTAGGTCACTTTCACTAAACACAGTTCTCTCTTATAACTCCCCTCACCCACCTCTTTTTGCGTGCGGGAACGCGCCCGGGGTCGATTGATCAGACCCCGTCCTTTTCAGCACCGATCAATCCGGTCCACCCGCACGGGAGCAGCGCATGAGAGAGATAACACAGGAAGTACTCGACCACATCCCGGACCCGATAGCAAAACTCGTCTGGGAGAAGTGGATCGCCGACGGTAAAGCCAGATTGATAACGCCACACAACGAGGGAACAAAATGCAACGCACAGACAGGATAGACGGCAGCCCACATGATGAAGCGTGCGCCAACATCGATTCACACGGGACTGCCAACAACTCTTCTCCGTCCGAAGGGATAAGACCAGCTACCGACGAGCGACGCCCAGGAGTCGTCCCGCTCTACTTGGTCCAGCAGATCGTGGCCGCCGAGATCGCTCGATACGGTCGGGCGGTGCGGGAGATCCATATCGTCCGGACCGGCTGCCACTTCTACACGGTCACGACCGTGACCGGACAGGAGGCGGCCGGCCATGACTGAGCCCGGGACTCTCTCCTATGGCACTGGCGGAGCCCTCCATATCTCCGTCGACGCCGAGAAGTACCGGATCGAGGCCGAGGACCTCAAGAACCTGCTCTTCTACGGCAGGGTGATCCCGATTACACAGGACCGTTCACGGACAACCCCGGGCGGCATCCTGGTCAGCGAGATCGCCATCGAGGGGCACGCGGCGATGAACGCTTCGGGCAAGGCAGTGATGCTCCATACCCGCGTCGGCTCCTACATCATCCCGCTCATCAGTTTCCAGCGGGTTGCCCGCGGGGAGGCCATCTCCGCACCCCTCTTCCCCCTGGTGCCGGGGGTGACAGGGTGAAAGACAGCATCCGGAACGTGGTGGACATGCTCGCCCCTGACGGTGGCGTGGTCGAGGTCCGGGCGCTCGCCGACGGCGTCACCCACTCCGGCTACTTCGATGACTACGACGCCCTCGCCCGGGCCGTGGAGGCCCTTGACGCCGACCCGGCGGTCGCCGGGATCTACGTCACCCTCAACGCGGTGAACCCCGCCCTCCTCGCCCGCCGAGCGAACCGGATCAAGATGCGGCTCTCCCGGAAGGATGCCACGACCGCCGACGCCGACATCATCCGCCGGCGCTGGTTCCCGGTCGACATCGACCCGGTCCGGCCAAGCGGGGTCTCATCGACAGACGAAGAGCACGCGGCCGCCCTCGCCGCTGCAGAGCAGATCGCCGCATACCTCGCGGAGCAAGGGTTCCCGGATCCGGTGCGGGCCGACTCCGGGAACGGCGCCCACCTCCTCTACCGGGTAGATCTCCCGAACGACGAGGCGGCAACGGAGGTCGTGAAGGGTGCGCTTGCGACCCTCGACGCCCTCTTCTCGAACGAGACCGTGACCGTCGATACCGCGAACCACAACGCCGCCCGGATCTGGAAACTCTATGGCACGCTCTCCCGGAAGGGCGACAACACACCGGAGCGGCCGCACCGGCGGGCGAAGATCCTCGCCGTGCCGAACGAGATCCGCACGATGCCCCGGAAGTATCTGGAGCACCTCGCCGGGCTCCTCCCCCGGGAAGAGCCTCCTGAACGGAAGAGAACGAACGGCAACGGCCCCGGCATCGACCTCGCCGCCTGGCTCCTCGACTACGGCATCGCCGTCCGGAGCACAAGACCCTACCGGGGCGGCACCCTCTACGTCCTCGATGAGTGCCCGTTCTCGTCGGCGCATAAGGACGGGGCGTTCGCGATCCAGTTCGCGAACGGCGCCATCTTCGCCGGTTGTCATCACGCAAGTTGCGGCGGGGGAGCGCAGCGCTGGCCGGAACTCAGGGAGAGGTATGAGCCGAAGCGGACCCGGATCCCGGAGAAAAAAACTGAGGTCCCGCCGCTTCCGCCGCCCGTTCTCATCGAGGATGAACATCAGGCGCGTGCCATCGAGATCCTCAAGAATGGTGACCCGCTCGCCTTCCTCCTCGACACCTTCAACAGGAGTCACGTCGGCGACCGGACCGTCGCGGAGTGCCTGATCATGTCCGTCGCTTCACAATCGGTGGCGAACACGAAAGGGCTGCATGTCTCCATCTCCGGCAACTCCGGCAAGGGGAAGAGCCACGCCTGCACGACGATGCTCAACCTCATCCCGGCGGACTACAAACTCACCGGCACCGTCTCGAACAAGGCGCTCTACTACGCCGACGACCTCCGGCCGGGGACGGTGATCCTCTTTGACGACACCTCGCTCTCCGACGACCTGCAGGAGGTTCTGAAGTCGGCCACCTCGTCCTTCCACGAACCCATCGAGCACCGGACCGTTACAGCCGACCGGCAACTACGGGTCTGCGCGATACCCGAACGATGTGTCTGGTGGCTCGCGAAGGTCGAGAACCCCGGCGACGACCAGGTGATGAACAGGATGTTGACGGTCTGGATCGACGACTCGGCCGAGCAGGACCGGCGCGTGCTCGAGCACCTCAAGCAGGTGGAGGCAGGTGCATACCGGAGAGGCGACGACCCGAACGTCCTCACCGCCCGGGCGCTCTGGTCGATCGTGAAGCAGCACCGGATCTCCGTCCGCATCCCCTTCGCCCGACGGATCCAGTTCTCGAACGTCGCGAACCGCAGGAACCCCGCGATGCTCTTCGACCTGATCAAGTGCCACGCGGCTCTGCGGTTCCTGCAGCGGGAGGGGAAGGAGACAGATGGGGAGTTTCGGATCGAGGCGACCCGGCAGGACTTCGATGCGGCGGCACGCCTCTACGCTGCAATCAACCAGGAGGGCGGCGGACAGGACTCGAAGATGACCCGGAACGAAGCAGCGGCGCTCGCCACTATCGCCCGGATGGGGTGGGAGACGTTCACCGTCCGGATGCTGCAGCAGGCGACGGGGTTGTCGTATCACCAGGTCCGGCGGATCCTGCAGGGCTACACCGCGAGGGGCACGGTCTACTGCGGGCTCCTCGAGAAGTGCCCGGCGCTCGCCGTGGTGGACGCGACGGTCATCGATGAATCCACCGGGACGACCGTCCGCCGGCACGAGTCCCACTTCCAGTTCGACGCCGAGCGCTACCGGGAGTGGGTGGCAGAGCTCGCGGTCTGGCTGGAGGATGAGGGCGAGGGGGAGGATAACTCCCCACCGCCTTCTGATGGGAGTTGCAACGCGGGGGATGCATGTTGCAAAGAGGAGTGCAAAGACGGTTGCAAAGAGATCGAGGAGGGCGAAAACGAGCAGGGAGGGGAGGATGGGAGAAACGGGAGCGATCCGGCAGAGATGAACAAGGATAGCCAGAGGTCGTTTGCAACAAATTCCGGATCACACGGTTCGCCTGATCCTGCTCCACGGGAAACACATCGTGAACGCATGCAAGTCCGTAGCGTACCGTGTGGTTCTCGAACTGTTGCAAATGAAACGATCGAAAATGTCGATTCATCGATGAATCAAAAACAT is a window of Methanoculleus sp. 7T DNA encoding:
- a CDS encoding site-specific integrase → MDDLDKMKSLDAINRKHLEGYVRGLRLKQLKEKTIRTKLWRIYPFLQYLNFIDAKTVTREQLEDYIIERQNQCSPFTVQGDILEVKLFFRWLTPGREKDLFQNIKIKKPRRHLPVEQLITREDIIRLVDACDKPRDRALIMLMWDSGARIGELLSLNIGHVQFDRYGAVVIVTGKTGMRRLRLISSVPDLQTWINMHPLRADANAPLFVTSRRYGHEPRRMSARTVENRLKYVARKLGMTKPIHPHAIRHARLTDLTRSNGKKQGLSEMELRLVAGWEKNSAMPEVYIHLSGADVERKLLENAGFIDDTPDPADTALEPRQCPRCKALNAYDALFCAKCSMALVEEAARKVDESTEEAKQSEDYLQLLLQIKKDLGLS
- a CDS encoding HFX_2341 family transcriptional regulator domain-containing protein, whose protein sequence is MLAVRWTMNGFPKNIHVVPLGHEIDRAVRPFDHTSADLVYVLAVTDREKYAKEMIDQQEYFTQQVIKGLEERHITTQFISADLFDMLTVMQHISYIIRQERDNGNDVHVNISACGRLTSIATAFAAMAVSGDLEDEEKTPVRVYYVHANRYSETKEERLQHGISICTGEKITLFENFQIVMPDPVSTDLLVHLMDKPAGIDTDNLFAFLREKQVEGFAKDLNTLNKYEKRPIQSNYLMKANKRYLERLQRRGYISIKKPQLTKTISITPAGRHIASISGKVKPLRDRFP